The Oculatellaceae cyanobacterium DNA window ATTGTTAGTAATTATTGGCAGCCTCGTACTTCTACCGATTAAATATCTAACTAATCGGTAATCTGTTCGCAACCTGCCGTAAATGTTATCTATCTCCTATTGTAATTGATGTTTATTTGTAGGGAGAACTGCCAGCAGCAATGGCACACAGCTAACAAAATACAAATTTAAATAATCAGTTAAAAGTAGAAGAAATAGCTGTGATTAGTTTGCTTGAACAATATCTTGCGGAACAAACTCAGCAATAGGCATTGCGTAATTATAGTTACTTACCCAAGTTATTACTCAAGATATAGTTAAATTATGTTGAAATTTGTTGAATAATGAGGGGATACCCCTACGCCTGCCGCGTTAAGTAATAGGAATTTCGCTAATCTAATCTGCTATGAATAATCAATCAGCAAAACTTGGCGCATTATATCATATAGACGGGCGGCAAAGCGACGATGTAGATTTGTGGCTGTACGAGCGTGGCATAGCAGCTACTAGCTGTGGGGTGACGATTACAGATGCGACTCAACCCCATAATCCGATCATTTATTGTAATCCTGCATTTGAAAGTATCACTGGATTTCCTCCAGAGGAAGTATTAGGGCGCAACTGTAAGTTTTTACAGGGTAAAGACACTGATCCAGCAGTTATAGAGCAAATTCGGCAAGCTTTGCGTACAAAGCAAGAATGCCAAGTAGCATTAAAAAATTATCGCAAAGATGGCACACCTTTTTGGAATGAGTTAAAAATTTCTCCAGTGTGCGATCGCAACGGTAGCTTAAGCAATTTTATTGGCGTACAAACAGATATTACATCCCGCATTGAATCACAAGCAGCGCTCAAAGCCAGTGAGACGCGGTTGCGACTAGCCTTAAATGCTGCCAAAATGGGTGTTTGGGATTGGGATGTAGATACTGGTAAAGTAACTTGGTCTGAAGAAGTAGAATCTATATTTGGTTTAGATGCTGGTTGCTTTGGTGGCACTTACGAAGCTTATCTTAACTGCATTCATCCAGAAGATTGTTATCGTGTAACTCAGCAAATGTCTCGCCTCGCAGAGGTAGGAGGAGACTTTAAGATTGAACATCGTATATTATTGCCAGATGGAAGTGTGCGATGGGTAGTAAATAGAGGCGCAGTATTACGTGATGTCATTGGCGCAGGTGTGCGGATGACAGGGACAATAATGGATATTAGCGATCGCAAAGAGGCAGAATTAGCTTTACGTCAACAATTAGAAATAGAACGACTATTAAATGGTATTGCTCAACGTATCCGTCAATCTTTGAAATTAGAGGAAGTTCTCAACACTGCTGTTGCAGAAGTTCGGCAATTTCTGAAAACTGATCGGGTAGTACTTTACCGTCTTAACCCAGATGGCAGTGGCGTTGTAGTTGTCGAATCTATTGCAGAAAATTGGATGCCAATTTTAGGGCAAAATATTCAAGATCCCTGCTTTGCGAGTAAGCATTTCCATAATTATCGACAAGGTAGAATACGAGCAATTGACGATCTCCAAACTGCTAATATTCAAAAATGCCATATTAAATTACTAGAAAGTTTTCAAGTTAAAGCTAACCTTGTAGTTCCAGTATTACAAGGAGAAAACTTATGGGGACTGCTAATTGCTCATCATTGTCGTGACAAGAGAAAATGGCAAGAAGCAGAAGTAGATTTGCTCAAGCAGTTAAGTGTACAACTGGCGATCGCACTCCAACAATCTGAACTATATCAGCAAGTACAAACTGAACTAACTGAACGCAAGCAAGCAGAAGCAGCTTTGCGACAATCAGAAGAAAACTTAAAAGAGCAAGCAATGCAGTTAAGACTTGCTCTTAATGACTTGCAATCTGCACAATCTCAACTCATTCAAAGCGAAAAAATGTCCAGTTTAGGACAGCTTGTTGCTGGCGTAGCGCATGAAATTAACAATCCAGTCAACTTCATTTCAGGCAATATTAATCATGCTAGTCAATACATTCAAGATTTACTGAATTTAGTACAACTTTATCAAAAATATTACCCCAACCCAGCAGAAGAAATTCAAGATGAAACAGAGGCAATTGATTTAGAATTTGTAGTCGAAGATTTACCAAAAATGCTCGACTCTATGAGGATTGGGACAAGTCGAATCAGAGAAATTGTTTTGTCACTCAGAAACTTCTCTCGCCATGACGAAGCTGAGAAAAAACCAGTCGATATTCATGAAGGAATAGACAACACACTGTTAATCTTGCAGCATCGTTTAAAACCTAATGGTGATAATCCTGGCGTACAGGTAATCAAAAAATACAGTGATTTGCCAGAGGTAGATTGCTATGCAGGACAGTTAAATCAGGTGTTTATGAATATCATCAGCAATGCAATTGATGCTTTAGAAGAACAACCTATTCCTAGAATCATCACCATTAGTACAGAATTGGTAACTAAGTCTGACTTGGATGTTTGGAGTTGTGAACTTCCTACTAACTTAGGTAAGAACTTGCTAGCAAATCCTAGTTACAAGAATGAAAACTCCAAAGGTGTATTGATCAGAATTTCTGATAATGGTTCTGGCATTCCAGAAGCAGTTCATAAAAAAATATTTGACCCCTTCTTTACTACAAAACCAGTAGGAAAAGGTACTGGTATGGGTTTATCTATCAGCTATCAAGTTGTAGTTGAGCGTCATGGTGGTCAATTAAGTTGTTTATCAACTCCAGACGTGGGAACGGAATTTATAATTGCTATTCCGCTCTTAAATATTGAGCAAAAAAATGGCAAAGCGATCGCCGCAGATTTAGCCATAACGAATGATGTTGGCGAGCAAACTCAGGTATTGCAACGCCTGTGAATTACAGATGATATCAAGTCCGTTTGATCACTTACAATCAACGTAAGTTGGGTTAAGCGCAGCGCAACCCAACCTACAAATCTGCCTATTTGTATCAAAAATTTTTCTGTCTCTCAAGTCTTGAGCAGAATAAAATCAGCTTCCTACTTGCAAATTTTGAAGAATTAAATGTTCTCTAGGTGAAAATCCATCACCATATTCTGCTGGGTAATAGGTAATTACATAAAATGTTTTACCTTGAGATTGACCCAGAATTACATTTCCCAAATAAAGTTGACTTCCCTTGCGTTGTTGAAATGAAATCTTTTCTTTCGCCCAACCATAAGGTAATTTCGTAGTCCTATCAGTAACTTGCCAATGATTAGAAGCAATCAAACCACCTTTGCCATTAACAAATTGTTTGAGTTGCCCTAAATTATTAATAAAGTTAAGATAGCCAACGCTAACGTATGCGTCTGTTTTTTTAGTTCCTGTGGTGTTGACGTAGAAATAAGTTCTTGTTCCCTCATCAGAACTCAATTTTTCTGGGACAAAAAACTTGTCTGGATAGTAGGTACTGAACTTTGGACTGGATTGCTTGTAAAGTTTTAAAGTTACTTGAGTTTTTTCGCCTTCTACATAAATTGTGGCAGTTTTTGTAGGTGGTCTTTGTGTTTCTGTTTTGGCAAGCGTGGTTGTAGGTTTGCTGCTGTGGGTAACGTCCCTATTAGATTGAGAGATAGAAGGTTGAGCAGTAGTAAGGACGAGTACCCCAGTTAGTAAATAATAAAGCTTCGGTATTTTCATATTTAGCTGGGTGGTGAGTAATACGATATCGTATTAAAGCGCCGATCAAGCAGATATAAAAACTGACTAAATCAAGTTTGTTAAAGTTTCCCTAGTGCTGCCCTTACCGTAATAGATCTCGCACTTGCATTAAAATTTGTCCCAATTTATTTTTGCCACTACCATCAGCGCCACATCCCCAGTAATAATCTATAGGGGAATTTTCTACAATTAATTGATCGCCTGTTGATAGTAGTATTTCACGAATATCTGCATGGGTTTGAAACTTGCATAATACTGCTTTAAGCATTACATCATCTTTAACTTGCTCCCAGTCAGAACGTAGTGGGCGATCGCGTTCTCTCCCCATTTTTGCAGCATCTTTTGGTGTACGGGCAAGGCGTATCTGCTCAACATGAGGAGTACCAATAAATTTTTGTGCTTGAAAGTAATGTTCACTGGTACGCCACCAAGCTTCATCTAAACTAAAACCATGTGCTGAAAAGTTGGAAAAGCAGCCGTAAAGCGTTTCTCTATTAGAGTAAAAGTAGATTGTCATAAAATTAGTAACTACACATTAAAAAATATCAGGGGTTACGAAGATATCTCCTTAAATCTCCCTTAAAAAGGGGGACGCGCGAATGTTACCCCCTCTAGGATTTAGACAAACTTGTAAGTAAATTCGTAGATATAATCTACTCTGCCCTTACGTAAAACGGCTGGATCTAACCTTTCAGTAGTATTACAAGTCAACAAAAACACTAACTTTTGCTGTGCCTGAATACCGCTTTCTTCAATCACACTTTGATACAAAGTGCCATCAAGCAAACTAAGTATATGCTCAGTTTTACTATTGCCTTGTGCTGCCAAACTAGCTCGATCTTGTGCTAAATTATCAGCTTCATTAATAATGATACAAATCCGTTCTAAATAACTTGGTGGTACAAAATTTTCAACTGCATCATGATCGAGAATAAAGATTACATAACCCAGAGGCATTAAAATCTCTTTAGCAACTGCTTGTGTCCAAGCGGTTTTACCTGTTCCTGGTTCTCCGTGTACTAACACAGCTAATTGATTTTGATCGATAATTGCTTGCTGTACTGTGTCAGTAAAGCTTTTAATATCAGCAGGAAATTGTCTAATTGGATACTGGCTGTTAATCTGTCCAACACGGCTTTTATATCCACTGAGGATTACCGCTAAATTGTAAGTGGCTTTGTTAACTAGCGGTGTTAAATCCTTGGCGATTAAAGTATAGTTGCGGACTTTTCGATCATAGTTTTCGATTTGTAGCCAAACTTGTTGTTTAGTCCAATAAGCAAAAACAGTACCAATTGTTTCAATCCGATCCCATTTGGCAAATCGCTCTACTGGATAATAATAATATCGCTCAATATAATATTGGGTAATACTATCAGGACGACCTAACACATCCAATATTTTAAAAACAGTTATTTCTTGTAAGCGATTAAGAACATACTCAATAGGAATACTTTCTCTACTTACCAACTGTGTAACTGGTGTTAGAGTACTAATAATCTCTTTATATTGATAATCTGGTACGCGCGGTTCAGGAGTGACGTAATTCCAAAATTCATTCAACTCATACCGAGTATTATCAGAAAAAATATTTAATAGATTTGCCCACCATGTATATTCATTGCGACCAAGGGCATTAGCAAGATCGCTGGTAATATCTAACGTTTTACGAGTTAATTCTTGTGTATCGCTAAACAGAAGATGAAACACATATCCCAAATCCAAGTCTCTGGTTAATGGTCGCCAGCCTGAACTCAGCAACCCTTGATTTTGAGAGTTGTTATTGGGAGGCACATTATTGTAATCTTGGAAATAGTCTGAGGCCATAAAATTATTTTTTCTGCAAAGATATTGAATTATTAATTTTGTTAACCTAGCTGGACTTTAAATTTTTTGAAGATATTCTGGCGGAATACGTTCCACTAGCCAAACTCCATTATCAGAACAGTAAAACTTGAATTCATCTTGATACATCCGTGCGGCATCAACAGCAAAAACTACTGGAATACCAT harbors:
- a CDS encoding PAS domain-containing protein; protein product: MNNQSAKLGALYHIDGRQSDDVDLWLYERGIAATSCGVTITDATQPHNPIIYCNPAFESITGFPPEEVLGRNCKFLQGKDTDPAVIEQIRQALRTKQECQVALKNYRKDGTPFWNELKISPVCDRNGSLSNFIGVQTDITSRIESQAALKASETRLRLALNAAKMGVWDWDVDTGKVTWSEEVESIFGLDAGCFGGTYEAYLNCIHPEDCYRVTQQMSRLAEVGGDFKIEHRILLPDGSVRWVVNRGAVLRDVIGAGVRMTGTIMDISDRKEAELALRQQLEIERLLNGIAQRIRQSLKLEEVLNTAVAEVRQFLKTDRVVLYRLNPDGSGVVVVESIAENWMPILGQNIQDPCFASKHFHNYRQGRIRAIDDLQTANIQKCHIKLLESFQVKANLVVPVLQGENLWGLLIAHHCRDKRKWQEAEVDLLKQLSVQLAIALQQSELYQQVQTELTERKQAEAALRQSEENLKEQAMQLRLALNDLQSAQSQLIQSEKMSSLGQLVAGVAHEINNPVNFISGNINHASQYIQDLLNLVQLYQKYYPNPAEEIQDETEAIDLEFVVEDLPKMLDSMRIGTSRIREIVLSLRNFSRHDEAEKKPVDIHEGIDNTLLILQHRLKPNGDNPGVQVIKKYSDLPEVDCYAGQLNQVFMNIISNAIDALEEQPIPRIITISTELVTKSDLDVWSCELPTNLGKNLLANPSYKNENSKGVLIRISDNGSGIPEAVHKKIFDPFFTTKPVGKGTGMGLSISYQVVVERHGGQLSCLSTPDVGTEFIIAIPLLNIEQKNGKAIAADLAITNDVGEQTQVLQRL
- a CDS encoding NADAR family protein; its protein translation is MTIYFYSNRETLYGCFSNFSAHGFSLDEAWWRTSEHYFQAQKFIGTPHVEQIRLARTPKDAAKMGRERDRPLRSDWEQVKDDVMLKAVLCKFQTHADIREILLSTGDQLIVENSPIDYYWGCGADGSGKNKLGQILMQVRDLLR
- a CDS encoding ATP-binding protein; the encoded protein is MASDYFQDYNNVPPNNNSQNQGLLSSGWRPLTRDLDLGYVFHLLFSDTQELTRKTLDITSDLANALGRNEYTWWANLLNIFSDNTRYELNEFWNYVTPEPRVPDYQYKEIISTLTPVTQLVSRESIPIEYVLNRLQEITVFKILDVLGRPDSITQYYIERYYYYPVERFAKWDRIETIGTVFAYWTKQQVWLQIENYDRKVRNYTLIAKDLTPLVNKATYNLAVILSGYKSRVGQINSQYPIRQFPADIKSFTDTVQQAIIDQNQLAVLVHGEPGTGKTAWTQAVAKEILMPLGYVIFILDHDAVENFVPPSYLERICIIINEADNLAQDRASLAAQGNSKTEHILSLLDGTLYQSVIEESGIQAQQKLVFLLTCNTTERLDPAVLRKGRVDYIYEFTYKFV